In Clostridium thermosuccinogenes, the genomic stretch ATTATTTTTACCGGAGATTTGCATGATATACGCAAAGGATAAGAAACAGGAATATGTCTACAGCATTTATGGATTGAATATAGCCTCGGAGATTCCGATGCCTGAGCTGCCCGCTATAGACAAAAAGACAATGGAAGGCATAGATGCCTCCGTTGCCTTGGGCAAAGCAAACGGGAACATCGAGGATGGGGTGGTAATAAACGAATTCTTGAAAGTTTCCGGAAGGGAATTTTACCTTCATATAGAGGGAACCGCCCGTTACTATGTAGCCGATGGCAGCAGGATTATCGTGGAGCCTGAAACCTGGGACGACATGGATGAGCTTAAGACTTTTCTTCTTGGAAGCTGTCTGGGGATGCTGATGTATCAAAGAGATATTGTGGCAATGCATGGAAGCGGGGTAATGGTAGATGGGCAAGGCATCATAATTACCGGACATACGGGAGCGGGGAAATCCACATTGACGTCGGCGCTAAGAAAGGAAGGATGTAAATTCCTGGCTGACGACATATCTGCCTTGACAATGGATGATGACGGCAGCATCTTAATGCATCCCGCCTGCCCCCAGGCAAAGCTTTGCAGGGATGCGATGGTAAGGATGGGCTATAACCCGGATGAGTACAAAAAAACCGATAACTTCAGGGACAAGTACATAATTCCTTTAAAAAAGCATTTTTTGGGAAATCCTGTACCTTTGGACGGAATTTTTGAAATAAAAACCGGAGATGTTGACAGGATGGAGGTAATGGAAGTAACAGGGATCGAAAAGATCCGGCTTGTATTGAGGAATATATACCGTATAGAAATTATCCGTTATCTGGGCCTGAAGCCCTCGTATTTCCAAAAATGCCTGGTGTTAGCCAGCCGGGTACCTATGTACAGCATAACGAGACCCAAATCCTGTTTTACGGTTGACGAGCAGGCAAGGCTGATTAGAAGCACTTTGGCAGGCTTGAAAGGAAGCCGGAGTAAAAATGTATAGAACGATGAAGGTGTAAATTTGGAAAGACAGAGTTATAAAATAGCTTTGTGGGAAATGAAAACGGAATTTCCATAAAAATAGAATGAATAAAGCGGTACATGGAGGCATATGAAAAGCAAAAAATTGCGTTGTAAAATAGAAAAACAAAGGAGTGATACTCATGAAATATACGAAAACCATCAGTATCGACTCGTTGGTCAGGCGGGCGGAATATATAGATGCTGCCGACTTGAACGGAGAGAAAGTGATGATGAACCTCGACAAAGGCCGATATTTTGCACTCAATGAAGTGGGAAGCAGGATATGGGATATGATGGATAGGCCTTTGACGGTCAGGGATATAGTTGATGCAATGACAAGGGAATATGAAATTGATGAGCAATCATGCGCAAAGGAAGTTTTGGCATTTCTGGGCAAGATGTATGATGAGGAACTCATTAGCGTTGGTTAGGAAAATCATAGCCTTTACCTGCACAAAGCGGAGCGACAGGCTGATGCTGATGGAAGCATTTGTCCTTACAGGCATATACAGGACTATGATCTTCCTGCTTCCTTTTAGTAAATATAAAAGGCATATTGGTATACATAATATGGAAACTCCCTTCCAAATCGGTACAAAGGAGTATGCGGTTGTGAAAAAAGTTTCCTGGGCTGTAGAAACTGTGAGCAGATATACGCCCTGGAAGAGCAAGTGCTTTGTTCAGGCCCTTGCAGCCCAGAGAATGTTGAAGAGGCGGGATATTGACAGCACTATGTATCTGGGTGTAAGCAGGAATGGCGACGACGGCATGAAAGCTCATGCGTGGCTTAGGTGCGGGAATGTATATGTGACCGGAGGAAATGGCAGCAGGGAGTTTACAGAGGTGGCCAGGTTTGCCAGCAGGCGCTTTTGACGTGCTTTTCCGGTGCCTAATGCTCCTTTTCATTGAGCTTCTGCTCTTTTTGCAGGTTCATATAGTACTTTTTAGGAGAAGAGCCAAACATCTTTTTAAATGCTCTCACAAAGCTTGAGTAATCTCCAAACCCGCATTCAATGCTGGTTTCCATTGCAGGTACTCCCTTTTTTATGAGTTCATTGGCTGCAATCAGCCTCTTTTGCAATATATAATTGTACAATGAATAACCGGTCTGGTTTTTAAATTTGTGCATGAGATAGTATTTGCTCATGAAGAACCTGGATGCTATATGCTCTATGGACAAGTCTTTTCCTAAATTTTCATTGATATAGTCCAGTATGCTGCTTATGCTTTCGTCAAACTCGATATCGCTGGATTCGATATTTTTCCGGGTGCTTATGAGTTTTCTGTTTATTTGGACGATAAACTGCATGAACAATGAATTCTTTAGGATGTGGCTCCCAAACTCGTTGCTCTTGCATGCTTCTTCCATATGGGAGAGTATGGTTCTTATATCTTTAAGTTCTGAAGGATCAAATCTTATCAGGTTGAATTTTTCATTGTATGCTCTATCGAAGCAGCTGGACAGGTCGCAGTCAGGGTTGCTGTGCCTTGTCAAAAAGTCTGTGTTAACCCATAAAACTATGCGTTCGTACACTTCTTCAGCATCGATAATAGGCTTATGAACTTCCCTGCTGCTTATGAGAAGGACATCCCAAGGCTTAAGCCTGTATGCCTTGCCTTCGATTAGATATGTAACCTTGCCGGATATGAATATGATTATCTTGTTAAAGTCATGGTAGTGAAATTCAAACTGGAGGTTTTTCTGGTCCTTAATATGAAAAAGCTCAAAATCCCTGTTTAGATATCCTCTCTTATTGTGCGTGTTTCCTGCTTCATTTTTCACAATATCACCTCCCTTGATCTACATCCATTATTCTATAGCAGTTTTTGCAATATATCAAGCAGTATTAACAATAAATATAGGAAATGTTATGAGTATAATATAAACGGACGCAAAAAAGGATACCGGTGAGGCAAATTGGATTTAAATTTATGCCTGTGTTTTGCAATTCATGCCAAGTGGTCTTTGATTATTTGGATCGGTATCGTTTTTTAGGTTAACTCATTAACACGAAATAAGTGATGTTATTTTCATTATTGCTTGCATCATGCGAACATGGGTGGTTGTGCCGGCATTTTCTATAGAAGAGCTCCAACGCTGTCTCTATTTAGCTGGCACGGCAAATTAAGTTTAAATGCTAAGAAAGCACATGAAAAAGAAAGATGGGAGAGGATATGATGGGTTTTGTAAGAAAGAATAAAGCTACGTTTTTCCTTTTGATAAATGCGTTTTTATGGGGGTCATCATATATTTGGTCCAAGATGCTGCTAGGTTATTTGCCCAGGTTTGCCATACTTTTTATATGCTCGCTGGGAGGTCTGGTTTCTACAGCATTGTTTTTCTTTCCTTCCATAAGAGAGATGAAAAAAAGCGCTATTTTGCCCAGCATGCTTGTGAGCGTTTTTTCAATTATCAGCAATACCCTGTCCATGTTTGCGCTTCAGTATACCAGCAGTTCAAATGCGGCCTTTATTGTCCAGATGTCTGTTGTCATCACTCCTTTGATAATGGCCCTTCTGGAAAGAAAGATACCCAAAATGGGAACAGTTGCCGGTGTTGCTGCCGCAATGACAGGGGTCTTTATGCTCACTTGCGATTTTAGAGCATTCTGTTTTAATACAGGGGATGTATTTGCTCTTGGAAATGCGCTTTTCTTCTCTCTTTTCCTGGTGGGACAAAAGGTTTTTTCAGGAAAGGTTAAGACCATACACTTTGCGTTTATATACCATATGACCAATACGACAGCCTTCTTTATACTGTCCTTTGCCTTTGAGAGGCATATTATCGATTTTGGAAGGATGGCATCACCTGTTTTCGGACTTTTGGCTTTAGCCGGCATATTTGTTTCGGTAGTAACCGCTTTGCTGCAAACTGCCGCAATAAAGCATGCAAGTCCGGAAAAGGCAGCACTTGTCTATACGGTAGAGCCTGTTACCACCCTCATATTAGGCCATCTTCTTCTGGGAGAAACAATTAACGGTATAAAGCCCGCTGTTGGATGCTTACTGATACTGATTTCCGTATTGTGCTCCGGCTTCGGTACGAAATCAGGGGAAATGGAACCAAAGTCCCGGGAAAATCCTACCGTGACCGTAAGCTGAACCATTGAGCAGGCAGGATATCTGTAAACAGCATAAGACAAAACAGAATTAGGATGAATATACTGTGAATCAGGATAAAATATACAGTCGAAGCCTTATGCTTAAGAATTGATATCAGCTGCTAAGCCTCAATGCTTTTGCCCGAAGGTCCGGAGAGGCTCCTGCGGCTTCCTCCCTGCGCACCACAGTCAAAATTTATCCCGGTTTTCCAACCTCTTTCTTGAGAGAGAGGTTTTTTATTTTGCAGAAATATTAATGTCTTGTCAATTAGTGTTGAGTATTTTTAAAATTCCACTTATAATGTAATAGTAATAATTTTCATGATATTATTTTTATGGATAAAAAGGTTGTTTTCACTAAATTAGCCGGAGCAGGCCTGTCTACCGGCACTGGTTTGTGGCTTTGGAAGGGCATCGTTATACCATCCGGCTTTTCCAGAAAAGATGGTCTATGAGTAAGGTGATAGTATGAGTATACAGGAAATGGAAAAGTATTTATGCCAGGTCAGATCTGTCCATTCTTGCAAGATACTGCAGGATGACAGTGGGGAGATCCAGGAAGTACATATCATATCTGATACCGGCAGAAGTCCCAAGCAAATTTCAAGGGATATACAATCCGTATTCATGACAAAATTCGGGGTAAACCTTGATCACAAAAAAATCAGCATTGCCCAGATAAAATCTGAGGACATGGAATATGGGGACTTCCGCTTGAAATTCAAAGCTCTTGAGTGCTTGATCGACGATAGGAGATCGGAAGTCAAGGTGATTTTGGAAAAAGATGATGAGCTGTATGAGGGCATTGTCTCCGGACCTAATACTGCCGGCAATGCATTGAGAATGCCAGCCAGGGCAACCCTTCATGCTGTGGAGAATTTTTTCGGTTTGGAGGATAGCTTTATTCTGGAGGATATAAAAATAATATCCCTTTCAGGCAGGGATACTGTCGTTGTTGCCGTAGCTTCCGTGCTGGGTGACAAAGAACAGATGCTCTCAGGCTCTGCCGTAGTTGAAGGTGACATGAAAGAGGCTGCCGTAAAAGCTGCTTTAAGCGCAGTAAACAGGATTATATGCAAGTTTTCGCGTTGATATCAAAGCCGGTCTGAAAATCAGTTAAATCAATTCCAGCGTAGCGGATATAGCGTGCTGTCATAGCGAGATGGCATAGAAACCTGAAAAGGAGGCTATATTCGATGAAAAGAATTATAATGTTGGTTGCAAGCTTGATTTCTCTTATTCTTGCTGCAGGAGCTAATTACTCCTGGCGTTAATTAACGACAGACCGGCTTGATATATATTAGGGGGTCTCATAGTGGATATTCCAAAAAAAGCAATAGTATACATAATAGCAATCCTATTAATTGCAGTTCCTGTAACATACTACCTCGCAACAACATGGAGCATTGACAGCTGGCAGGCGTTAGTCTTCTGGGCCGCCCTTGCAGTTGTGTCGGAATCACTGGGGATAACCTTACCTAATGGCATGGGTATATCAGTTGGCTTTGCCATCACCATTGCTTCCCTTATAGTGGGTGGGCCGTTGATGTCAGCTGTTGTAACAGCTTCCGGTTTAACCTTCATGATAATACACAGGCAAGGCAATGAATATGCGCATATATTTAATACTCCCATTTATAAAACTCTGTTCAATGCCGCGTTGGGAATCCTGTCGGCAGGTATATCCGGCATGGTTTATACGGCTGTCGGAGGCGAAATTGCAAAGTTTTCCGTTATACCGGTCATAATTTCCCTGATAACATATATTTTTCTAAATAGCACTATTATAGTGGGATTGATGTCGCTGCTGAACCATCAGAGTTTTATCAATATGTGGACAGGCAGCATCAAAGGAACCCTGCCCAGTTCTCTGGCAGTGGGTACAATCGGCATTATAATCGCTCTTGCGTGCATAAGCTACGGGCATGTGGCTGTGCTGCTGTTTTTCGGACCGCTGCTGCTGGCCCGTTATTCGTTTAAGCAGTATGTCAACATGCGCGACATTTACATGGAGACCATTCACGCCCTTAATAAAACAATGGAGGCCAAGGATTCCTATACCAGTGGTCATGCCGCGAGAGTCGAGGAATATGCTGTTAAGCTCGCAAAAGCATTGAAAATTCCTCATCAAAAGGTCGAGAACATTAAAACGGCGGCGATTCTTCATGACATAGGAAAAATAGGCATAGATGACAGCATATTGAGGAAGCCGCTGCCCCTTACCCAGGCCGAGTATGAGGAAATACAGCGCCATCCGGTAATCGGAGCGGAAATCATAAAGGATGTAGCTTTCTTAAAGGATGTGGCCGACATCATAAGGCACCATCATGAGAGATATGACGGCAAGGGATATCCCGATGGGCTTAAGGGAAGCGAGATATCTTATGAAGCATCGATATTGGCCATTGCCGACGTTTTTGATGCCATGACATCAAAACGCCCATATAGGGAGCCATTGTCAAAGGAAGCTGCTCTCGAGGAGATACGGTTGAACGCCGGAACCCAATTTAATCCTGAGCTGGCATGTAAATTTATTGAAATAATGAAATAGATTTTGATCCCTCAAAGGCTTTTCCCAAATTCCCAGAATAAAGCATAAATTTTTATTGACTAAATATGTTATTATTAGTAAAATAATAAATGAATATTGAAAATGATATTTATTATCAATATCTATGGAGTCGGTCAGATTTATGTTGATGAGGAGGGGTAGAAATGCCTTTAACGATGTTGACACCAGGTAAGGAAGCGATTGTAAACATCTGCAGAGCTAAGGAATCAACCAAAAAATTCCTGGAGGGACTGGGGATTATTCCTGGAGCGCCCATATCGGTAATATCGGAAGTAAACGGAAATCTCATAGTATGTGTAAAAGGAGCCAGACTGGCCTTGAATAAAGGAATTGCCCAGCAGCTGCTGGTGCAGGTATAGGGAAGAAAGGAGCGATGTATTTTGGAGAGGTCTTTAAAGCTGCTGAAACCAGGTGAAAAAGGCATCATTGTAAAGATTAACGGTGAAGGAGCGGTGAAGAGGAGACTGATGGACATGGGTGTTACCCGTGGAGCGGAAGTTTTGGTAAGAAAGGTAGCACCTTTGGGAGATCCTATAGAGGTGAATATCCGCGGGTATGAGCTGACTTTCAGAAAATCGGAAGCAGAAAACATATTGGTGAAATAAACAGAGCTACTTAAATTCGTAAAGTAGCGTTTTTTTGGACAATCAGTTGATAATGATTATCAAAATCAAGAAAAGGGGATGTCAAATGCAATATAGGTTTGCTCTGGTGGGAAACCCCAATTGTGGTAAAACCACGATGTTTAATGAAATTACCGGAAGCACCCAGTATGTCGGAAACTGGCCCGGAGTAACCATTGAGAAAAAAGAGGGCAAAGCAAGAAAATTCAAAGAAGATATAAGAATCATAGATTTGCCGGGGATTTATTCCCTGTCTCCCTATTCAATGGAGGAAATCATAGCCAGGGACTATATCATCGATGAAAAACCGGATGTGATTATCAATATTTTGGATGCCACCAATATCGAAAGAAATCTGTACCTTACCACCCAGGTTATAGAGCTGGGAATACCAGTGGTGGTAGTGCTGAATATTATGGATGAA encodes the following:
- a CDS encoding lasso peptide biosynthesis PqqD family chaperone, with product MKYTKTISIDSLVRRAEYIDAADLNGEKVMMNLDKGRYFALNEVGSRIWDMMDRPLTVRDIVDAMTREYEIDEQSCAKEVLAFLGKMYDEELISVG
- a CDS encoding lasso peptide biosynthesis B2 protein, whose translation is MVRKIIAFTCTKRSDRLMLMEAFVLTGIYRTMIFLLPFSKYKRHIGIHNMETPFQIGTKEYAVVKKVSWAVETVSRYTPWKSKCFVQALAAQRMLKRRDIDSTMYLGVSRNGDDGMKAHAWLRCGNVYVTGGNGSREFTEVARFASRRF
- a CDS encoding AraC family transcriptional regulator, which gives rise to MVKNEAGNTHNKRGYLNRDFELFHIKDQKNLQFEFHYHDFNKIIIFISGKVTYLIEGKAYRLKPWDVLLISSREVHKPIIDAEEVYERIVLWVNTDFLTRHSNPDCDLSSCFDRAYNEKFNLIRFDPSELKDIRTILSHMEEACKSNEFGSHILKNSLFMQFIVQINRKLISTRKNIESSDIEFDESISSILDYINENLGKDLSIEHIASRFFMSKYYLMHKFKNQTGYSLYNYILQKRLIAANELIKKGVPAMETSIECGFGDYSSFVRAFKKMFGSSPKKYYMNLQKEQKLNEKEH
- a CDS encoding DMT family transporter, coding for MGEDMMGFVRKNKATFFLLINAFLWGSSYIWSKMLLGYLPRFAILFICSLGGLVSTALFFFPSIREMKKSAILPSMLVSVFSIISNTLSMFALQYTSSSNAAFIVQMSVVITPLIMALLERKIPKMGTVAGVAAAMTGVFMLTCDFRAFCFNTGDVFALGNALFFSLFLVGQKVFSGKVKTIHFAFIYHMTNTTAFFILSFAFERHIIDFGRMASPVFGLLALAGIFVSVVTALLQTAAIKHASPEKAALVYTVEPVTTLILGHLLLGETINGIKPAVGCLLILISVLCSGFGTKSGEMEPKSRENPTVTVS
- a CDS encoding HD-GYP domain-containing protein; this encodes MDIPKKAIVYIIAILLIAVPVTYYLATTWSIDSWQALVFWAALAVVSESLGITLPNGMGISVGFAITIASLIVGGPLMSAVVTASGLTFMIIHRQGNEYAHIFNTPIYKTLFNAALGILSAGISGMVYTAVGGEIAKFSVIPVIISLITYIFLNSTIIVGLMSLLNHQSFINMWTGSIKGTLPSSLAVGTIGIIIALACISYGHVAVLLFFGPLLLARYSFKQYVNMRDIYMETIHALNKTMEAKDSYTSGHAARVEEYAVKLAKALKIPHQKVENIKTAAILHDIGKIGIDDSILRKPLPLTQAEYEEIQRHPVIGAEIIKDVAFLKDVADIIRHHHERYDGKGYPDGLKGSEISYEASILAIADVFDAMTSKRPYREPLSKEAALEEIRLNAGTQFNPELACKFIEIMK
- a CDS encoding FeoA family protein: MPLTMLTPGKEAIVNICRAKESTKKFLEGLGIIPGAPISVISEVNGNLIVCVKGARLALNKGIAQQLLVQV
- a CDS encoding FeoA family protein, which gives rise to MERSLKLLKPGEKGIIVKINGEGAVKRRLMDMGVTRGAEVLVRKVAPLGDPIEVNIRGYELTFRKSEAENILVK